The region ACtatgaaaaaaatatgaaacaaatgaatgaaagtgcattgctatttctttaATACTTACTGCATAGAGTAAGACTTGGCCATCATCCATAGTTTTGAAGGACAATGATGTCTCGCTATGTTGCGCAtactaaaaattaaaaagaaaaaaattgagTGACATATGGACTTATCTAGCTTACTGAAATAGACATACAAAAGATTTTGTTGTACTAGCTTGCTGAAATAGACATACAAAAGATATAAGGaaaagaccaaaatgcccttgtGTGAAAGTAGCGAGAAAATAAAATTGGTAATTTTTTTAATCAGCTAGCCTAACAAGAATTAAGGCAACTGTTATGCAAGATCTAACACGACATAGAAGTTACTTACCAGAATTTCATGATATACAAATGTACGAAGAGCCTCCCCTGTCACAGCCTTAATCTCAGGCCTGAATTACTTGACTGAATCCAGATAAGAAAGATAAACACGCCGATGGTTTGGCTGCGGACACTATGCTCCAAATTCTTGAACATACATACCAAAAAGACACACTTCTACACCTTCAATTTTCTGAAACAACAGAACCACCTAAAACAACAAAGCCTAGTTTAGGGATTCACATACCAGAACCAAAAGATAGTGCCAGCGCATATAACTGGGTAGATTTTTTAGAGTATAATATATTGTATAGGAAGAGATGTAGGGaaagatgctataataaacaaatcaacaaaAGTAGTACGGTTGAAATACCTTAGACTTATACCCAAAATCCACAGGGCAATTTTCCTCTTGAAAGATCTTAAGAAATTGTTGCTTGACTTCCAACTTCTTGTCCACAGAAGAGACCACTTTGACAACAAGTGCTTCTGCTCCAGGAAcctaataataaagaaaatgtaaGATACATACTTTATTGTTCATTCATAATGTATGGTATggagttttcttttcttttttttgggggggggggattaTAACATCACCTCATCATAAGTTTTCCCATAGAACCTTGCGCACTCTAATCTCTCCTGCTTCAGTTTTCCAAACAAGCTGCTCTCTATGTGATCACTAAGTATGGTTCGAGGTAAATCTTTTGCTCCAAGTACAACACTCTGTGGTAAaggcatcctctctcctctttcaACTTCTTCCATATAACAATTTGGACAAGTATAGGCAGGGTTCAAAACTCATCTTTTCAACTACACATAGTTGACACGAGTTCTCACTCATCGAGTGTTCCAGAGCTTGATTCTTTTCTACTTTTTCTTTGCTCTGTATAAAATGAGAGattaaaaaacaaacacaaaacaaaacagACCTCCATAAAGTAAAATACAATATCTAACCTGGCCAACCCACTACCTAAGACGTGTTATATGTTCACGAACCTACTCTGATGTACtttaaacatataatattataatacatgtactttaaacatataatattataatacatGTCAAGCTTTATATTCATAATAATTAATTAGTTATAAACATATAATAGATTAAATAAAACACCTGAATATATGTTCTACAGTTTCTTAATTGACTTGAGCAAGTGACTCATATACATGATGCCCACTTGAAATTCCAAGAATACCCTTAATTTCTTCAAACCAATGGGGGTTGATAGGCCTCATCCAAACACAATGTTCATTTAGCTTTCTCTAACAATGGTGGTGCCTCCATAAACAAATGCAAAGTACAACGGTTTGTTATGTTAATGTCATATTTTGgaaataaataatgtttgaacTAAAAAATGCTGAATGTTAGGTGGATATACTCACCATATCAAGATCCAAGCATTGCATAAAGACCAACTATATCCTCATCAACAACAATGTTGATGTTGGGATCCACAGACACAATATTACCTCGTTCATAGCAAGCCAATGAGTTCATTCAAGCCAACAGGTTACAAATAAAAAATCATAAGTGCATACGACAAATGTAAAGCATGCAGTTATATATTGTTGTTCAAAGACGTAAAGTGGAATACTTTATTTAGCTCTCATGAGGAGAAGAGCAGCTGTAATTGCAATTCCAGCAGATAAAGTTGGGTGTTCTCTTATAATTGTAAGTTGATCTGTTAAGACACAAAAGTATGAGATAAAACTAATCCAAGAAATATCAACTTATCAAGCCTCTACAATAAGGCATCACTGTTGATTTTTAATCATAAAATAAATGTTTGGTAGTTGTAAAAAAGAAAAATTCACCTTTGATCTTACTGAACACCAAATCTTCATAACTCCTATATTGTGCTGTGTATTGAACTACATGATCCTGGAAATGAGCATGAAAAGTAAGACTTGTTAGTGTCTTATAAGAAA is a window of Lactuca sativa cultivar Salinas chromosome 1, Lsat_Salinas_v11, whole genome shotgun sequence DNA encoding:
- the LOC128131449 gene encoding histone acetyltransferase HAC1-like, which codes for MEEVERGERMPLPQSVVLGAKDLPRTILSDHIESSLFGKLKQERLECARFYGKTYDEVPGAEALVVKVVSSVDKKLEVKQQFLKIFQEENCPVDFGYKSKVFQPYYFC